The DNA segment ACATTATTTTGAATGAACCAAGTACGGAAAATCATTTTCTAAGTAAGCATGCCGAACTTTTACTATCCAGTTATTATCGGTTAACTGGAAAGAAACTAATTGATGATACTGATTTAAATATCAATATTGCTAAAGCTTTATTTGACGCTGACTTTGTGGTGGTATCGCATGGTACTGAAAGTGATCCAATATTCAATTATGGTAACCAGTCGGCATTAAAATCATTTGAACTTAGCTGGTCAGATTTTGTTACTTTGCCATCGAGGAAGTCAGCGAAACCCATGGATCGTGATGAAAGACAGGTTTTACTGGCGAGAGTCACGGCGTTTGGTTTCATTGATGATTATCGCGGTTTACGTATTTCCTCTACAGGTCGTACTTTTTGGATAGAAAATGCAACTGTGTGGAATCTTATTGATAACAATGGGGCTTTTCGTGGTCAAGCTGCTATGTTTAAACCATAGACTTGCTAAATTACATTCTGTACAATCAGTTTCAAGCTAATTCAGCATTTCAATTCTGTAATTAGTTTTCCTTCGTATAACCCTAATAATATGGATTAGGGGTCTCTACCAGGAACCAATAATTCCTGATTACGAGGAGTTTAGTACTTTAATACTTTTCTCTTTGTAGTGTCTGTTATTAAAGAGAAGTACTTAATAAATTTTATTAGGAACTTAATCATGAAACAATTTATTCAAAATTTACCTAAAGTAGAACTTCATTTACACATCGAAGGCACGCTTGAACCCGAACTTATGTTCGAACTTGCCGCACGCAATAATATAGATATTCCTTTCAGCTCATGTGCCGAAGTTAAAGACGCGTACAACTTCCATAACCTGCAATCGTTTTTAGATATTTATTATCAAGGTGCGAATGTATTAATCACAGAACAGGATTTTTTCGACCTTACCTGGGCTTATCTGCTGCGTTGTAAAAACGACAATGTTGTTCATACCGAGGTTTTTTTCGATCCACAAACACACACCGAGCGTGGTATCAGTTTTGATACTGTTGTTAACGGTATCCATAATGCGTTATCTCAAGCAGTTGATGAGCTCGGTATTACCAGTCAATTGATCATGTGTTTTTTACGTCATCTCGATGAGAAATCCGCATTTATAGCATTAAATCAATCACTTGAACACAAAGACAAGATCGTCGCCGTCGGGTTAGATTCGTTAGAAAATGGTAACCCAGCCAGTAAGTTTGAGCGAGTATTTAAATATGCACTTGATGAAGGATTTTTAACTGTAGCACATGCTGGTGAAGAAGGGCCCGCCAGTAGCATTCGTGATGCGTTAGACCTGCTGAAATTAACCCGTATTGATCATGGTGTACGCTGTTCGGATGATGAAACGTTCGTTAAAGAGTTAGCCAAACATAGAACACCGTTGACCGTTTGTCCGCTTTCTAACATCAAACTAAAAGTTTTTGAACACATGGCTGAACATAATATTGTTGAGTTATTGCGTAAAGGCGTGTGTGTGACGATCAATTCTGATGATCCGGCATACTTTGGTGGTTATATGACAGACAATTTTATGGCTGTTGGAGAGGCGCATTCTATGTCTAAAACTGAAATAGCACAATTTACCTTTAATGCAATTGAAGCAAGTTTTATTTCAGATCAGGAAAAAAACCGGTTAATGTCGATGAATCAAACCTATTTAGATCAAAATATGTAATCTAGTACCGCAAAAGTGCCATTTTTACGGGGGATGAATTATACCTGTATGTATATACAGGTATAATTCTGATCACGAAAAATCAATACCTATCTTTTTAAAACCAATCTTTTGTGCATTTGCCGCGGCCGCATCGATCGTCTTAAATGCCCTTGGGATATTTGATTCTTCACGTTGTGACGTCATCACATGTACATTCTTATTTACTGTTTTTACTATTAAGATATAACCGTTCATTAATGGCGCTCGTTTTATTGTTACCGTTTTAAGACCGCCATTATCAAATAAAACTTTTAGTTCTTTCAGTTCCAAACCAATGAATTCCTGATATTTCAGTTAAAATTATAGATGTTATTGTACAATCAAAACTAGTATTTTAACAATCAAATTCTAAATTTGATGTCGCTATATATAACTAAAAATGGTCCAGTCAATACAATTTACTGGACCATTTATTCTTTAAAAAGATAGGGTTATAAAATTAGTTGTTTATCTCTTTAGAAACCAGTACTCCTTCTTTACTGTAATCTTTTATTTCACCAGATTTAACTCGGGCAATAAACGAATGTAACTCTTTTTTCACCACTGGCATTAAGAAATACAAACCGATGATATTGAAGATAGACATTGCAAAGATAGCTGCATCAGAGAAATCAATCACAGCACCAAAGCTCACACTTGCCCCGACAACCACAAAACAGCAGAACATAATTTTATAGACAAGTTCCGTCTTTTTGCCTTCACCGAACAGATATGTCCAAGCTTTAAGGCCATAATAAGACCATGAGATCATTGTTGAGAAAGCAAACATAACAACAGCCACTGCCAGAATATACTCGAAGATATCAGCCGTTTCAGTAAACGCCGCGGCGGTCAGTGTTACACCGCTAAGGTCGCCATTGTTCATTCCTGAAATGGTGATAACCAGTGCCGTCATAGTACAAATGATCACGGTATCAATGAATGGTTCGAGTACCGAAACGAGACCTTCAGTTATAGGCTCTTTGGTTTTTACTGCTGCATGCGCAATCGCTGCTGAACCCACACCAGCTTCATTCGAGAATGTCGCACGTTTCATACCTTGGATTAATGCACCAACAAAACCACCGGCAACACCAGCACCCGTGAAGGCACCTTCAATGATTTGGGCAAATGCATCGCCAATCATAGATGCGTTTGATACCAACACAATAACCGACATGCCTACATATAGCAGGGCCATTGCTGGGACTAATTTACTTGTTACTTTCGCAATTGATGGCATGCCACCAATAATAACCGAACCAACCATAATGGCTAAAATAACCCCTGTAACCCAACCATAACCATCAGGTATACCCAGAGCTTGTACAATCATTGCGTTCGCTTGGTTGCCTTGGAACATGTTGCCACCACCAAGTGCGCCTAAGATAGTCATAATTGCAAAACCGACAGCCAGGAATTTGCCTAGATTAGTAAAACCACGTTCTTTTAAACCTCGGCTAAGGTAATACATTGGACCACCCGAGACTTCACCGTTTGGCAGTTCATTACGATACTTAACACCAAGTGTACATTCACAGAACTTTGAAGCCATACCGAGTAGGCCACACAGGATCATCCAGAACGTGGCACCGGGACCACCAATGGCAAGTGCAGCACCAACGCCGGCAATATTACCAAGTCCGACCGTACCAGAAAGAGCGGTTGTTAAGGCTTGGAAGTGAGACACCTGGCCAGGATCGTTATTGTTCGGATCAGTGAAGTCACCTTTAACGATCTTAACCGCTAAACCGAAACGCTTGAACTGAACAAAACCGAAATAAAATGTGAAAATAATGGCCGCGATAAATAACCAGCCTACGATGATGGGAAAATTTGTCCCATTAACAGGGACTGAGGTGAAAATAGCGTTAGCGAACCAACTTAGGTTGTCGTTAAAGAACTGATCAACAGCCTTATCAAACCCGACTGGTTCACTGGCGGCGAAAGCCGAAGAGGTAAACATGCTTAATATTACAGCAATATAGCAACTAACCTTAGAGATCATATTCAATTCCATCCATGTTTTATCTTATTTAAGCGATACCAATAGAATAATTCACTATTCAACACTGTATTTACCGCTCCATGGCAAAATAATTTAGCAATAAATAAACATTTCATCAACAATTGATAATGACTTGCAGTAGATGTTTATTCTTACAAAAACTTTATAACTAGTTTTATAATCCCCATAAAGTAGTTCAGGCAGTTACTACAGCTTAAATATGATTCTTTGTTAGTTTATGTGCGATTAACGTTTTATAGGTTACGATCTGTTAAGTTTGTCACCTTTTTTTAGCATAATACTCTAAATTAGTTAGTCTATATGGTTTCATGTACTTATAAGGAGTTAGTCTATTTAGGTGTTTAAATTGGGGGATTTAAAAGCATCAATTGTAGTCAATGTATAATTCATGCCATTGCTTATTTCGGTTTTAGTAATTCGTCTATATAGGTTAATCCTCTTATTAAACGGTCTAAATAACGGATAATTAGTGTGACATCATTATTTTAGTGACAGATATCACTGTGCGAATGATTTAGATTTGCAATTGATAATAAATCTCATTAACATTAGTATATCTTATAAATTTGAGGTGGATTATGGAATTGCAACAATGCTGGATGTGTTACCTAAAGGCAGAAAAGTTAATGGAACATGGTTATTGGCCTGAAGCTCATCAGCTATACGGGGAGGTATTAGACCATCTTCCAAACCATATTCATCAGGCATTAGAAAATGAGCATATTAAACCGTGCCAGTTTTCATGCTTGTTATCAGGGTTAAGAGATGCCACTGTCGCGCAGTCTGAGATCCTCAATCAAATGGGGCAGCAACAACGCGCATTTACCACGTTGAACCAGTGTTATGCGCTGTTGCAGTTCATTTCTCTTGAAACAAGTTATCTTGTTCAACGAACGATGACGCTTATCGATAATAAAAGTGAAGATATTCTCCGTCATATGGGCGCTTTTTGTCACGCTCAACGCGATGCTCAGTGGATGCTTAAATATGAACATATCCAGAAAGCGCATCATCACTTTGCTAAGCTAAGAGTGACGGCAGACCCACACCACACCATGCAACGCATCTGTTAAATGGATAAGGACGTATCATGCTAAACCAAACCATTCTTCGAGTTCGTAACCTATCCGTCAGTTTTACGACCAATGACGGAATAGTTGATGCGGTGAAAAATGTCAACTTTGAGTTGAGATCCGGTGAAACACTGGCTATTGTCGGTGAATCGGGATCGGGTAAATCGGTATCCTCTAATGCGCTAATGTGCCTATTACCAGCCAATGCTATCGTGTCTTCACAATCAAGCATTGTTTTTGAAGGTGAATCGATCTTAGACAAAACTGAACGTCAAATGCAGTCAATCCGGGGTGATCGTATTGGTATGGTTTTCCAAGAACCAATGACGTCTCTGAACCCCTATTTACGAGTGGGTATTCAGGTTGCCGAAGCCATGATATGCCATCGTAAAGTGTCAAAAAAACAGGCTAAAATACGTGTTTTAGAACTCTTTACTCTCGTTCATTTACCTAGTCCAGAACAAGCTTACAGCAAGTATCCACATGAATTTTCAGGCGGTCAGCTACAACGTATTATGATTGCAATGGCGCTTATCAATGAACCTGACATTCTAATTGCTGACGAACCGACCACTGCGTTAGATGTTACGGTGCAGGCCGAAGTGCTGGATTTAATTAAAGAATTCCAGAGAAAAATGGGTATGGCTATTTTGTTTATTACGCACGACCTCGGCGTTGTTAAACACCTTGCTGACCGAGTGATGGTAATGTGCAAGGGGGAAATAGTGGAAGAAGGGGAAACGGGACTACTTTTCCGGGAACCACAACACGCATATACCAAAATGCTGATTAACTCGATCCCGAAAGGTCAAAAACAGCCAGTCAAAGCAACTGCTCCAGAGCTACTTTGTGCTGAAAACATTAAGGTTAAGTTCCTAGTTAAATCTCACTTCATTCCCAGCAAATCCGAATATTTTGAAGCGGTTAAAGGCATTTCACTCACACTGAAACAAGGTGAGACGTTGGGCATTGTCGGTGAATCTGGCTCTGGTAAATCGACTCTAGGTCGAGCTATCATTGGCTTGTTGCCCTTTACCGGTAATCTCTCCTATAAAGGTCAAGATCTCAGTTTACTCAGTGATAAGGAAAAATTTGCACTGAAAAAAGACGTGCAGATGGTTTTCCAGGACCCGTACGGATCGCTGTCACCGCGTATGACGGTTGGCGAAATCATTACTGAAGGCTTAAGGATGCACAAACCTAAAATGTCCAAACAGGAACGGTTACAAAAAGCCTGTCTCGCGCTCGAAGAAGTGCGTTTAGAACCGAACTCAATCAATCGTTATCCGCACGAGTTTTCTGGTGGTCAGCGTCAACGTATTGCCATTGCGAGAGCACTGATTTTGAAGCCGTCAAAGCCCTATCTGACCGAGTATTAGTGATGCAAAAAGGGAGAGTGATGGAGCAGGGAACTGCTGAGGAAATATTTAATAACCCTCAGCACGATTACACTAAAAAACTGATCAACGCTTCGTTTGACTTGGATGAAGTGGCAATCGAGGGCGTATCTTAGCTTTCATTAATATAAATGAAATGCCGCAATATGCGGCATTTTATAGGCATCGAGCAAGCAAGTTTGATGGTTTCAAATAATATGTTGAAACTGGTATGACCTCGCGTACAATGTTGTAAATATGTTACATGAATGGATAAGCTAAAATGGATAATTTTTTCACAGATGAAGTAGATGTTTATTGCCAAGATGGTTACAAACTTTCGGCCACACTCTTTAAACCCACAACTGAGATAAAAGCAGCAATTTTGCTTGCACCAGCGACTGGGATAACACAACAGTTTTACAAAAATTTCGCCTGTTTTTTAGCTGAGCATGGATATGCTGTGATCACGTTTGATAACCGAGGTATTGGAAAGTCATTATCGGGTAAAGTCAGTGCGAGTACCGCATCACTACAGTGTTGGGGAGAGCAAGATATGCCGGCAGTCCTTGAGTTTCTCAAAACAACCTATCCAGATAGCTCTTATCACCTGATTGGCCACAGCGCCGGAGGGCAATTAGTCGGCTTAATGCATAATGCGAAAGACCTCAGCTCCATTTTCACTTTTGCTAGCTCTTCTGGTCGATTAAAAAACATGAAAATGCCTTATGCTTTTAAAGCACATTTCTTTATGAATATTTTCATACCAATGAGTAACCTACTTTTTGGTCATACTAAGTCACAGTTACTTGGCATGGGAGAACCTTTACCTAAACGCGTAGCGCAGCAATGGCGTCACTGGTGTAATGGACAGGGGTATGTGAAGACGGCCTTTGGTAAATCGATATATAATCACCTGTACGATACACTCTCGATGCCGTCGCTGTGGGTTAATGCCAGCGATGATGACATCGCTATTGATGTCAATGTGACTGATATGTTGACCGTGTTTAAAAATATGAACGCTGAAACAATGACCTTATCGCCTGAAGCATGTAATTTAAGTGAAATAGGTCACATGAAGTTTTTTAGTCGCAAGGCGAGTCATTTATGGGAACACCCTTTAACCTGGTTAGAAAATAATGTCCCCCCGCAGTAGTGCAGTCGGTAATAGACTGTTAAATAGATCTACGCAGTTTAATCTACCGACACACATCCTGATATAGCTGATCAGCGAGATGCTTAATGGTATTACCTTCTGGGTGCGTATGGGCGAAGGTTCGTAATCCATATATACCCATCATCAGGTAGTGAGCACGTAAATCCGCATTACGGTCGCTGGTAATTTCCTTTTGATCAATAGCCTGTTGCAATACATGGGTAATCGCCACCTGCCAGTTGGCAAGATGTAGCGTAATAATGTCATGTACTTCTGCATCTTGTTCAGCGACTTCATTCAGCGCCTTAGTCAGTAAACAAGCCCGAGAGGCATCGCAGCTCTGACATTCTAGAACAATATGATCCAGATAGGCTTTAAGCTCAGTGAGTACGGGACGTTGACCGGTGAAAATCCCAGCGAACTCCGCATTTCTATCTAGACGATACTGCTCTAATGCGGCTAACAGAAGGCCGCGCTTATTCTCGAACGCACAATAGATAGAACCAGGGTGCAAACCTGTGGCCTTTTTCAGATCTTGCATACTGGTCTTACCGTAACCTTTATCCATGAAGGAGGTCATCGCAGATCTCAGTACTTTCTCTCTGTCAAATTCTGCAATACGCATGGCTAGTTCGTCGCTCTCTTTGGGACTCTTTATATCTGAGTCATATTATGCAATGACCCTCATTATAATCAATAATGAACGCTTATTCAAAAATAGTTGTTGAATGATCATTCAAAAAAGATTATCTTGAACGTACATTCAAGAAAGAATCATTGATAATCAGAGGCGCTATGACTGCTAACTTATTTCAAACTTATGTACTTAATAAGACTTTATCTTTAAAAAATCGCATTCTAATGGCACCGCTGACCCGTTGTGTGGCTGATGATGAATTAGTACCGACTCAAGATATGGCTGACTACTATGGTCGTCGGGCCGAGGCCGGTTTAATCATTTCTGAAGCGGTGATCATACGTCCTGACGGTCAAGGTTATCCAAATACCCCGGGTATCTTTACGCCAGCACAAATTGATGGTTGGAGAACCGTAACTGATGCGGTACATGCAAACGCTGGTAAAATATTTGCACAGCTCTGGCATACAGGCCGTGTCGCACATCCACACTTTTATCAAGCAACGGGTAGCCAAGATGTAATGGCACCTTCTGCAGTGGGTATTGAAGGCAGTGTACCGAGAATGCGCGAGCTTACTTATCAAATACCAAAGGCGATAACGGTTGAAGAGATAGCTCAGTTAGTGAGTGATTATTCTCAAGCCGCGGCAAACGCGATAGACGCTGGTTTTGATGGCGTTGAAATTCACGGTGCTAACGGTTACTTAATTGATCAATTCTTACATCACGACAGTAACCGCCGCAGTGATGAATATGGCCAGACACCTGAAAACATGTCACGTTTCGCTCTTGAAGTACTAGATGCAATCGTTGCTCGTATCGGTAATGACAGAACGGCACTACGTATATCACCCGGTGCATACTTCAATATGGCTGGCGACAGTCGTGATCGTGCGGTATTCGATTATCTTATCCCCGAGATTGAGCAGCGTGATTTAGCTTTCTTACATATTGGCATTTTTGATGATGCGATGGAATTTGATTATTTAGGTGGTCGAGCGTCAAGTTATGTTCGTAGCATTTATAACAAGACATTAGTGGGCGTGGGTAGCTTTACTGCTGAAGCCGGTAGTCAAGCGATTGCGGATGATAAATTTGATCTGCTGGCGATAGGTCGACCATTTATTGCTAACCCTGATTATGTCGAGCGTGTTCGTGATGGTAAGGATTTAGTTGAATATTCAGATGAGATGTTGACGAGTCTGGTATAAGACAGAGTACTAATATTTTGTAGGTAGCGATAAGAATTAAGCGGGTTAGCATTGTGCTAGCCCTTTTTGTATTAAAGCGTTTAAAGCAATTAACGCAAACCATCGAGCTAAGCAAGCCTTATCGTCAGTGCTGGTGGACCATACAGTCATGATTTACCGACCTGAATTTAAACCACAAGTAACCAAGGGCTGTTATTAGCTTAGAAGATATTGCCGCGGCCGCTTACGCCCAGCATGTATTATGGGGAGCTTTATTGTTGCAAGTTGTTATCTAGTGGAGGTCGTTTTGCTGTGGATCATATGGTTAAGCGCAAAATAGATTTGACGTAATCAGCTTTTGTAGAGGTTCAACTCGACAGCACAGTAGTTTTACATACGTGGGGTGAAATCTGATTATCTGTTTCCGGTAAAAGCCCTTGCTAATGTGTATCGAGCTAAGATGATGCAAGCGTTAAGGCATCGAGAATTAGTTATTGAGAAAACCGATGCGTTAATGAAAAAATCTTGGAATGTATACAGTAAAGCATGTTGCATGTACTTCCTAAGGGCGTGATGCGAGTTCGTCACTTTGGTTTTTTGGCTAATGCTTGTAAACGAAAAAGACTGGCGCTTATTAAAGAGCAGTTATCATCGGCTCCCGCTAAAGCAGAACATACATCAGTAGAATACGCCATGAGCAAGGCCTGTAATAATACGGGCGATAATTAACGTATCATAACCCGGTGCTTGCCACGCCAGTAAATTACCAACCACAAACAAGGACATCACAGCAAGTAAGACGTGCTTTCGATTCCACTTGCCAGTCAGTGCCGTTAAAACTGGCGCGCCAACCGCAACACCAAGGGCGTAAAGGCTAACTAAAAGACCGGCTGATGGTAGGGATACATTTAAATCGGCCGCCATCGTAGGAATAAGTCCTACGATGACGAACTCGGTGGTTCCGATAGCAAAGGCGCTGAGCGTCAATGCAAGTAGTGCTAAAGGCATAAGGATTATCTCTGTTGATTGGCGTATCTATACTTAATCGCACTACGCGGCGTGTTGAGTTGACTGATGAAGGTCGGCAATTTGTCGAAACCATACGTATTGGCTTGCTGCGCATTCAACAAGCGGAGGAAGAGCTTATTACGCGCGGAGAATTACCTAAAGGGCGCTTACGCGTCGATGCTGCCAGCCCGTTTGTGTTTCATCAGTTAGTGCCACTGGTGCAAGCATTTAATAAGGTTTTGTAGACCTGTTAGAGAAGAAAACCGATCTGGCTTTTCTGGGCCAAAAATACTCAATCATTGGCCGCTAAAAGGTTTTGAAACATTAGCGTCCACTTTGACCTCTAGCAATGGTGAAACCGTTCGCCAACTGACGTTAGCGGGGAATGGTATTGCCTGTTTATCGGGCTTTATGGTAAAAAAAGATATTGAAGAAGGGCGATTGGTCGCGTTATTGGAGCCTGAAAAATTAATCAATACGGGCAGAGAGCAGATCAACGCGGTGTTCTATAAGTCTTCTTCCGTAGCAAAACGTATTTCGGCGTTTATCGATTTTATCCAGCCTAAGATCTCTTTATGAGTTAAATTCGCTGTGATTTAAGCTAAGTTTATGGCTAATCTAAATTGTGTTTACTCACCGATAAACGTTGAACGAGTGCGAGCTTAATAGAAAGCAGAATAGCTTGCTTAGCCATGATCTCAATTGGGTAATTAATGGTGGCAGGTTTAGCATTAAAAAAGTCCCTTTGTTTAGTAGGGACTTTTTCCGTGGTAAATGCTCAACATACCTATCTAGGCTGTTATTAACTTACTGCCTAGAATACCGGCTGTCAGTAATAACCACCTTCCGGGTTATGAACCTGAGGATCGTCTTTGATATATTCAAATCCGACTTCAAATTCGTGATTATCCATAAAATCAATAACCTGCATTGTATGTTGTTCGCGATCAATACTGATGATGTGACCATCGCCTTTTTTACTGGAAATCATCATTCCGGTATGTAATTTTGACAGATCCATAAAACCTCCGACTTTAGACTGTTCTATTAATTATAGACACCATTGGCAAACTACAAATGCTGTTGTGCCACAAACGATCTAATAATGCATCTGCGGTCGTCGTGTTACTTATCATGTTGTAGCACTCACTTACCGGCAATTGACTCACCATTTTTACGTAACGCTACGTGAAATCAGAATCTGTAATCGACATCCTAAATCTATTTTACGTCGGTTCGCTCCAAGTTAATTACTTAAAACCCGATGAGCATCTACGGTATGAGATTTGGCTCAGTCATGCCCGCTCCTTTAGATAATTATTTTATGTTGTTCCATATTGAAAGGTAGGCGGTGGTGTTTTGTTTCAATATGAAACGGGAGGGGCTATTTTATGAATTTTTGTGACTTAAGTTAAATTAACCGCTAATACAAATAAACAAACAATCTTTAACTGTGGGGACGATCGAGTTTATTGAACGCAATATCATAAAAAAGTTTTATTTAATAAATAGATTGGTTAATTTGGTATTACAAATAAAAGATGATTCTATAAAGTGACGTTTAAATTATTTATCACTTAGATTAGCATGTAGATTTAAAGAACAACTCAATGTGACAGTTATTTTTAATAACCAGAAAATACTGGTTATTAATACAGGATTATTTATCTAAACGTGATATCAGTGTCGTATAAGCAAAGCATTCAGGCATTTTTTAATTTTGTTTTTTCGTTTAAATACGGAATGTCGGTTATAGGATTAACAACTAATTTAGAATATAAAATTAATTAATTATAATCATAAAAGGGTAAAACTATGTACATTTTAAAAGATAATTTTAGTCAACCTAGCGACAGAATAATAACATTGAAAAATCAAATGCGTGACGCTGTCCCGCGTGTAGAAGCAAGCCGGGCATTATTACTTACAGCATCATACAAAGAAACTGAAGATAAACCAACCGTTTTACGAAGAGCAAAAGCCTTTGAGAAAATACTAAATGAAATTCCAATCATAATAAGAGATGAAGAATTGATAGTAGGAAGTCAGACTATTGAACCTAAATCATCTCAAGTTTTTCCTGAATTCTCGCATAAATGGATTGTTGATGAATTTGAAACGATGGATAAAAGAAGCGGAGATGCTTTCCAAATAAGTGACGAAGTAAAAGAACAGCTGAAAGATGTTTTTAATTACTGGGAAGGTAAAACGACATCTGAATTAGCCATTTCATATATGACAAAAGAAAATATAGAAGCATTGGAAGAAAATGTATTTACAGTGGGTAATTACCACCTTAACGGCATTGGACATGTTTCGGTAGATTATGCCAAAATCCTAAAAAAAGGTTATCGAGGTATCATTGAAGAAGTAGAAAACACGATGGCAGCGGCTGACAAAACAGCTCCCAATTATTTAAAACAGAGACCATTTTGGGAATCAATAATTATATCTTGTAATGCAGTTATCAGGTACGCCAATCGATATGCAGATTTGGCAAATGAAATGGCAGCACAGGAAAACAATACTCGTCGTAAAGAAGAGCTTTTAATTATTGCTAAAAACTGTAAAAAAGTGCCTGAATTTGGTGCGTCAAACTTCTATGAAGCCTGCCAATCTTTTTGGTTTATCGATATGGTTATCAGCATCGAATCAAATGGTCACTCAATATCTCCGGGTAGATTTGACCAATATATGTATCCTTATTATGAAATGGATACGAAATCAACAGATTTTGATATTGATAAAGCACAAGAATTAATTGATTGTATCTGGGTAAAATTTAATGACCTTAATAAAGTAAGAGATGCGATTTCTACAAGAGCTTTTGGTGGCTACCCATTGTTCCAAAACCTCATTGTAGGCGGTCAGACCAAAGATGGTAAAGATGCGACTAATGATCTTACCTATATGTGTATTGATGCGTCTGCTCACGTACGATTATCTGCACCTTCTTTTTCGGTGAGAATCTGGAATAAAACACCTGATGAACTTCTTATGAGAAGTTGTGAGCTTAGTCGACTCGGAACTGGTATGCCTTCCT comes from the Moritella yayanosii genome and includes:
- a CDS encoding alkene reductase, which produces MTANLFQTYVLNKTLSLKNRILMAPLTRCVADDELVPTQDMADYYGRRAEAGLIISEAVIIRPDGQGYPNTPGIFTPAQIDGWRTVTDAVHANAGKIFAQLWHTGRVAHPHFYQATGSQDVMAPSAVGIEGSVPRMRELTYQIPKAITVEEIAQLVSDYSQAAANAIDAGFDGVEIHGANGYLIDQFLHHDSNRRSDEYGQTPENMSRFALEVLDAIVARIGNDRTALRISPGAYFNMAGDSRDRAVFDYLIPEIEQRDLAFLHIGIFDDAMEFDYLGGRASSYVRSIYNKTLVGVGSFTAEAGSQAIADDKFDLLAIGRPFIANPDYVERVRDGKDLVEYSDEMLTSLV
- a CDS encoding glycyl radical protein, whose amino-acid sequence is MYILKDNFSQPSDRIITLKNQMRDAVPRVEASRALLLTASYKETEDKPTVLRRAKAFEKILNEIPIIIRDEELIVGSQTIEPKSSQVFPEFSHKWIVDEFETMDKRSGDAFQISDEVKEQLKDVFNYWEGKTTSELAISYMTKENIEALEENVFTVGNYHLNGIGHVSVDYAKILKKGYRGIIEEVENTMAAADKTAPNYLKQRPFWESIIISCNAVIRYANRYADLANEMAAQENNTRRKEELLIIAKNCKKVPEFGASNFYEACQSFWFIDMVISIESNGHSISPGRFDQYMYPYYEMDTKSTDFDIDKAQELIDCIWVKFNDLNKVRDAISTRAFGGYPLFQNLIVGGQTKDGKDATNDLTYMCIDASAHVRLSAPSFSVRIWNKTPDELLMRSCELSRLGTGMPSYYNDEVIIPSLVNNGLTLKDAREYAIIGCVEPQVPGKTEGWHDSAFFNLARLLQIVVDNGMSNGKQIGPETGEFTEFSSMEEIIDAYRKQMEFFVYQLISTDNVIDIAHAERAPLPFLSCMVDDCISTGTSLQDGGAHYNFSGPQGVGVANVGDAFAAIKYLVFDTKKLTLKDLKEALATNFGDDAENAEDKRKHEEIRLLIKNKAPKFGNDIDDVDELARIGALIYCEEVEKYTNPRGGDFHAGLYPAAINVLLGDLIGPSLDGRKAHDPLADGVSPCTGADTNGPTAAVNSVAKLDHYIASNGTLLNQKFYPGSIKGTKGLQNLGSLLRGYFDQKGLHIQFNVVDKETLIAAQENPNEYKDLVIRVAGYSAQFIILDKRIQDEIIRRTEQEF